From the Bacillota bacterium genome, the window TTCGCTTCCAGCGACCTATCGTCCGCCAGCTTGCGGTAGCGTATCCTTACCCTGCGTCGCCCTTACCTGGCGCCGGGCCAGGTAGGTATCCAGAATGATGGCTGCCGCCACGTGGTTGAGCACTCCGCGGCGCCGACTCCGGGAAAGGTCGGCATCCAGCAACATCCGCTCGGCCTCGCGGGTAGAAAAGCGTTCGTCCACCAGCACCACCGGGATGCCTACCACACGCTGGAGGTGCCGGACAAACTCCTTGACCCTACGGGCTTCGGGGCCCTCCCGACCGTCGGTACGTGTTGGCAGCCCCACCACCACCTCCTTGATCTGGAGCCGGGCGACGAGCTCGGCGATGGCCGCAAGTTCTTTTCCCTGCGGCTCTCGCCGCAAGGTCTCGAGAGGTTGAGCGGTCGTACCCGTCGGATCGCTGACGGCCACGCCCACCGTCTTGCTCCCCACGTCGAGCGCCAGGACCCTGCCGTACGACCGTGCCATCACGACCGTGCCATGATGCCAGGAAGAACTCGCAAGAAAGCCCGCCCTACTTCTCGCGGGCGTTGGGGCAGCGGACGTAGTGCTCGATGATCTCCTCGAGCAATTCGTCTCGCTCCACCGTACGGATCAGACTGCGGGCGTTTTTATGACTGGTGATATATGTGGGATCTCCCGAAAGCAGGTACCCGACCAACTGGCTCGTCGGGTGGTAACCCTTCTCGACCAGCGCCTGGTAGACCTGGCGGATCAGTTCCGCGGCACGCCGGCGGCCTGCTTCTTCGACGCGGAACCGGACGGTCTCCTGCCCCGTCTCCGGTCCCTGGTCCTGCGGCGTCCCCTTGGTTTGCCGCACCCCGCTCACCCTATCCCCCGGATGGCTCTCGAGGCTTCCATGCCGTTAGCTGGCCCGGAGCAAGAGTTCCCTGGCGCGCCGGCGGGCGGCCGCGAGCGCCTCGTCGATCTTCGACGGGTCCTTGGCACCCGCCTGCGCCATCTCAGGCCGTCCCCCGCCGTCTCCCCCGGCCGCACGGGCCGCCGCCTTCAC encodes:
- the ruvX gene encoding Holliday junction resolvase RuvX produces the protein MARSYGRVLALDVGSKTVGVAVSDPTGTTAQPLETLRREPQGKELAAIAELVARLQIKEVVVGLPTRTDGREGPEARRVKEFVRHLQRVVGIPVVLVDERFSTREAERMLLDADLSRSRRRGVLNHVAAAIILDTYLARRQVRATQGKDTLPQAGGR
- a CDS encoding IreB family regulatory phosphoprotein translates to MRQTKGTPQDQGPETGQETVRFRVEEAGRRRAAELIRQVYQALVEKGYHPTSQLVGYLLSGDPTYITSHKNARSLIRTVERDELLEEIIEHYVRCPNAREK